The proteins below are encoded in one region of Engraulis encrasicolus isolate BLACKSEA-1 chromosome 1, IST_EnEncr_1.0, whole genome shotgun sequence:
- the LOC134453364 gene encoding basement membrane-specific heparan sulfate proteoglycan core protein-like gives MDTYVGLLLCIVLHTVAGQAPSLSIAPRGAGVRLGETATFRCRVVSGTQPVKLEWKKTNNQGLGENVKASADGTTLTITNAQAGNQGSYRCIGTNNQGKGTITATLNIKQSPKVRVTPAGPLDLRVGQPLSLECHATGKPRPSITWYKQDATHENALVSSATTETTAHYQVTAVKAQDSATYICRAKNKEGTTEMKVQVRVATTGGAGGSLPKPIVSVEEITAVQGQSVSVHCQATGSPTPVVTWSKLRAPLPWQHKVEGGTLTLTNIGRQDSGQYICTATNSAGEVEAYTQLEVEAPPYATTLPDQVSARAGDMLRLQCLAHGSHPITLQWSRVGGSPLPASAKVNHDGQLVIGRLGASDGGVYQCTATNHVGSHEAQATVTVRG, from the exons ATGGATACATACGTGGGGTTGCTCCTCTGTATTGTTCTTCACACAG TGGCTGGCCAGGCGCCGTCGCTTTCCATCGCACCGCGGGGAGCCGGTGTGCGATTGGGCGAGACCGCCACGTTCCGTTGCCGTGTGGTGAGCGGGACGCAGCCCGTCAAGCTGGAATGGAAGAAAACCAACAACCAGGGGCTCggag AAAATGTGAAGGCTAGTGCCGACGGGACAACGTTGACCATCACTAATGCGCAGGCCGGCAACCAGGGCTCCTACAGATGCATTGGAACCAACAACCAGGGCAAAGGAACCATCACCGCAACACTCAACATCAAAC aGTCTCCTAAGGTGCGCGTGACTCCAGCGGGTCCTCTGGATCTCAGAGTAGGACAGCCGCTGTCGCTCGAATGCCACGCCACAG GTAAACCCCGTCCCTCCATCACGTGGTACAAACAGGACGCCACCCACGAGAACGCATTGGTTTCCTCGGCAACCACCGAGACCACTGCCCACTATCAG GTGACAGCAGTGAAGGCTCAGGACTCGGCCACCTACATCTGCAGGGCCAAGAACAAGGAGGGCACCACTGAGATGAAGGTGCAGGTGCGGGTGGCCACCACCGGGGGCGCCGGAGGGTCTCTGCCCAAGCCCATCGTGTCTGTGGAGGAGATCACCGCCGTGCAGGGGCAGAGCGTGTCTGTGCACTGTCAGGCTACAG gTTCTCCTACTCCAGTCGTCACCTGGTCCAAGCTTAGGGCACCGTTGCCATGGCAGCACAAGGTAGAGGGGGGCACCCTGACTCTCACCAACATCGGCCGACaagactcag GCCAGTATATCTGTACCGCCACTAACTCAGCCGGGGAGGTTGAGGCCTACACACAACTGGAGGTGGAGG ctccCCCCTATGCCACCACCTTACCTGACCAGGTGTCTGCCCGCGCCGGCGACATGCTCCGCCTCCAGTGCCTGGCCCACGGCTCTCATCCAATCACGTTGCAGTGGAGCAGGGTGGGCGGGTCCCCGCTGCCGGCCTCGGCCAAGGTGAACCACGACGGGCAGCTGGTGATTGGCCGGCTGGGCGCGAGTGACGGCGGCGTCTACCAATGCACGGCCACCAACCACGTGGGCTCGCACGAGGCCCAGGCCACGGTGACCGTCAGAG gttaa